Proteins found in one uncultured Desulfuromonas sp. genomic segment:
- a CDS encoding bacteriohemerythrin has protein sequence MDVIVWNQNFETGLKKVDAQHRRLVDVTNRFGQILSDKNALCREMEDIFAELVSYTQYHFSEEEDLMESVNVDLRHVDDHKNEHASFLQSVLHLYGESKLGRDTGKPLFEFLMNWLIYHILGSDRSLGEQVALIEKGETPQNAYSYCEQQMDGAKGVLLEALNRLFHQVLSRNHELRALNQTLERRVEERTHELMKANQKLGELAITDFLTGLCNRRYALLSLDTVWQEAESVGHSLACIMVDADGFKEINDTYGHDVGDQVLCLLARQIKEAVRTDDIVCRMGGDEFLIICPQTDIVGAMYVAELVHQAICRLQYPLDDACRQASVSIGVAAMSKEVTTIEELLVAADKGVYEAKKAGKNCVKSLQT, from the coding sequence ATGGATGTCATCGTCTGGAATCAAAATTTTGAAACGGGGCTCAAAAAAGTCGATGCACAACATCGCCGTTTAGTGGACGTTACCAATCGCTTTGGGCAGATCCTTTCCGATAAAAATGCTCTGTGCCGGGAGATGGAAGATATCTTCGCAGAGCTGGTCTCGTATACTCAATATCATTTTTCTGAAGAAGAAGACCTGATGGAGTCGGTTAATGTTGACTTACGTCATGTGGATGACCATAAAAATGAGCATGCCAGCTTTCTGCAGAGTGTCCTTCATCTTTATGGTGAAAGTAAACTGGGGCGGGATACGGGAAAGCCCTTATTTGAATTTTTGATGAATTGGCTGATCTACCATATTCTCGGTTCTGATCGAAGTCTTGGTGAACAGGTGGCTTTGATTGAAAAAGGCGAAACTCCTCAAAACGCTTATTCCTATTGTGAACAGCAGATGGATGGAGCGAAAGGAGTTTTACTTGAGGCGCTCAATCGTTTATTTCATCAGGTTCTCAGTCGTAATCATGAATTGCGTGCGTTGAATCAGACGCTCGAACGACGCGTTGAAGAGAGAACACATGAGTTGATGAAAGCCAATCAAAAGCTCGGAGAGTTGGCTATAACCGACTTTTTGACTGGGCTTTGTAACCGCCGTTATGCCTTGTTGTCTCTTGACACGGTTTGGCAAGAAGCAGAATCCGTCGGTCATTCTCTGGCGTGCATTATGGTGGATGCAGACGGCTTCAAAGAGATTAATGATACCTACGGTCACGATGTGGGAGATCAGGTGTTGTGCCTGTTAGCCCGTCAAATCAAAGAAGCCGTGCGCACGGATGATATTGTTTGCCGAATGGGTGGTGATGAATTTCTTATCATCTGTCCCCAAACGGACATTGTGGGGGCAATGTACGTCGCGGAACTGGTGCATCAGGCGATTTGCCGGTTACAGTACCCTCTTGACGATGCGTGTCGTCAAGCCAGTGTCAGCATCGGTGTCGCTGCGATGTCAAAAGAGGTGACAACGATAGAAGAACTGCTCGTGGCGGCAGATAAGGGAGTTTATGAGGCCAAAAAAGCCGGAAAAAACTGTGTGAAAAGTCTTCAGACCTAA
- a CDS encoding methyl-accepting chemotaxis protein, which translates to MRWKDLKLNGKFFVGFGLVLAMMLGVGLWSISGISDIVGNASEVIDGNKLKGEMVQREVDHLNWANEVNALLTDDHVTELNVETDPHKCAFGQWYYGEGRKRAEELVPALRSLLAEIEQYHNELHHSAKKIGDTFRQADVTLPEFLAEKEVDHLVWANTILKYFSSDQKELSVQENPELCGLGKFLYGAQGKEVAKSDPELARLLEAIKEPHARLHQSAKQIRMLPKKAAQEVFEKQTLVALKETQAILAKIKDRADERVSSMNAAKEIYATQTVPNLKQVQKILGEVSDTTDEYIMTDEEMLNAASKTRQGVIWSLTAAFPIALLLAFFIARGIIGPLQKGIAFAQEIAHGNLEATIDVEQKDEVGNMADALREMIEQLKTIVGDVRAASNNVASGSQELSASSEEMSQGATEQAAAAEEASSSMEQMAANIKQNADNAMQTEKIALKSSQDAQGGGKAVNETVKAMKDIAEKISIIEEIARQTNLLALNAAIEAARAGEHGKGFAVVASEVRKLAERSQSAAAEISELSSSSVKVAETAGEMLAKMVPDIQRTAELVQEIAAASKEQDTGADQVNKAIQQLDQVIQQNAAAAEEMASTSEQLNAQAAQLQGTISFFKLDSAGVQQLNSPKVPPKAPKLKDALPTKKAAPASEASSGLMLDMGAGKDKLDREFEEY; encoded by the coding sequence ATGCGCTGGAAAGATCTAAAGCTCAATGGAAAGTTTTTTGTCGGTTTCGGCCTGGTTCTGGCGATGATGCTGGGAGTCGGGCTGTGGAGTATCTCGGGTATCAGTGACATTGTCGGCAATGCCTCTGAAGTGATTGACGGTAACAAACTCAAAGGAGAGATGGTTCAACGCGAAGTTGATCACCTCAATTGGGCCAACGAAGTGAACGCGTTGTTAACCGATGATCATGTCACTGAACTGAATGTTGAGACCGATCCGCATAAATGTGCTTTTGGCCAGTGGTATTACGGTGAGGGGCGCAAGCGTGCGGAAGAGTTGGTTCCTGCTTTGCGTTCACTGCTGGCGGAAATCGAGCAATATCATAACGAACTGCATCATTCCGCCAAGAAAATCGGTGATACATTTCGTCAGGCCGATGTGACACTGCCGGAATTTTTGGCGGAGAAAGAGGTGGATCACCTGGTGTGGGCCAACACCATTCTTAAGTATTTTTCCAGTGATCAGAAAGAATTAAGTGTTCAGGAAAATCCGGAATTGTGTGGTTTGGGAAAATTCCTTTATGGCGCCCAAGGGAAAGAAGTTGCCAAGAGCGATCCGGAACTGGCGCGTTTGCTTGAAGCCATCAAGGAACCCCATGCTCGTTTGCACCAGTCGGCAAAACAGATCAGGATGTTACCCAAGAAGGCCGCCCAAGAGGTGTTTGAAAAGCAAACGCTTGTTGCCTTGAAGGAAACACAGGCCATTCTGGCTAAAATTAAAGATCGGGCCGATGAGCGCGTTTCCAGCATGAATGCGGCAAAGGAGATTTACGCGACGCAAACGGTTCCCAATCTTAAGCAGGTGCAGAAAATTCTCGGTGAGGTTTCCGATACAACCGATGAGTACATCATGACCGATGAGGAGATGCTCAATGCCGCCTCAAAAACGCGTCAAGGGGTGATCTGGAGTCTCACCGCTGCCTTTCCCATTGCCCTCTTGCTTGCCTTTTTCATTGCTCGTGGAATTATCGGACCGTTACAGAAAGGGATCGCGTTTGCTCAGGAGATTGCTCACGGTAATCTTGAAGCCACCATTGATGTGGAACAGAAAGATGAAGTGGGTAACATGGCCGACGCTTTGCGCGAGATGATTGAGCAGCTCAAAACGATTGTCGGCGATGTGCGGGCGGCCTCCAATAATGTGGCTTCCGGCAGTCAGGAACTTTCGGCAAGTTCCGAAGAGATGAGCCAGGGAGCGACCGAACAGGCTGCTGCGGCCGAAGAAGCCTCCTCATCCATGGAACAGATGGCCGCCAATATTAAGCAGAATGCTGATAATGCCATGCAGACCGAGAAGATTGCGCTTAAATCCTCACAGGATGCTCAAGGCGGCGGCAAAGCGGTTAACGAGACGGTTAAGGCGATGAAAGATATTGCCGAGAAAATCTCGATCATCGAAGAGATTGCCCGTCAGACCAATTTGCTGGCGCTCAATGCGGCGATTGAGGCGGCACGGGCCGGTGAGCACGGCAAAGGTTTTGCCGTGGTGGCCTCGGAGGTACGAAAGTTGGCAGAGCGCAGTCAAAGTGCTGCCGCTGAGATCAGTGAATTATCCTCCAGTAGTGTGAAAGTGGCTGAAACCGCTGGTGAGATGCTGGCTAAAATGGTTCCGGACATTCAGCGTACCGCAGAACTGGTACAGGAGATCGCTGCCGCCAGCAAAGAGCAGGATACCGGGGCAGATCAGGTGAATAAAGCAATCCAGCAGCTTGACCAGGTGATTCAGCAGAATGCGGCCGCTGCAGAAGAGATGGCTTCCACCTCTGAGCAACTCAATGCCCAGGCGGCTCAGCTGCAGGGTACAATTTCGTTCTTCAAACTTGATTCTGCCGGAGTTCAACAGCTTAACAGCCCTAAAGTGCCACCCAAAGCTCCCAAACTCAAAGACGCTCTTCCAACTAAAAAAGCCGCACCAGCTAGTGAGGCAAGCAGTGGTTTGATGCTCGATATGGGGGCAGGGAAAGATAAATTGGATCGTGAGTTTGAAGAATATTGA
- a CDS encoding methyl-accepting chemotaxis protein — MFKNLRLGTKIGGGFVVILLLTVAIAFVSWLGMEDVVDRVNKTEEVNRLTKDILEARRQEKNYILRRDETSVDKVIQIVAQMNKLALETKEKFNDPANKEQMDRVLDAVTQYGRAFSHYVDLERLKAQRMEQMRALARTALEKTEAIRQSQKNKLAASLKRHAAEQEVMAHLAMADDANRMIKWFLNARKNEKEYIISKDTAYKERVDEAVEKILIQCRELRGRFTDPANLAQTDAIVKSIESYKAMFDAYVNAVAEQGSAEEEIVKVARLAQAQCNAARQDQKDKMDHEIEMANRTTLSGAVCATLFGLILTVAITRAITGPIRRGVSFAQALSRGDLMQELDVVQKDEVGMLATALNNMLRQLREVVENVKSASDNVAAGSQQLSAGSEEMSQGATEQAAAAEEASSSMEQMASNIRQNADNAGQTEKIAVKCSQDAEQGGQAVEATVTAMKDIAEKICVIEEIARQTNLLALNAAIEAARAGDHGKGFAVVASEVRKLAERSQKAAAEISHLSSSSVDIADRAGNMLRRIVPDIQRTTELIEEISASSKEQDSGADQVNKAIQQLDQVIQQNASAAEEMASTSEELNAQAVQLQDSIAFFQLESPSSSGLNPKQDVAGMAPVSKDA; from the coding sequence ATGTTTAAAAATCTGAGATTGGGGACCAAAATTGGCGGCGGTTTTGTCGTTATTTTGTTGTTGACGGTTGCGATTGCTTTTGTGTCGTGGCTCGGAATGGAAGATGTCGTTGATCGCGTTAACAAGACCGAAGAGGTCAATCGCCTGACGAAAGATATTCTTGAAGCCCGGCGTCAGGAGAAAAATTATATTTTGCGCCGGGATGAGACCTCTGTGGATAAGGTGATTCAGATTGTCGCGCAGATGAACAAACTGGCCCTTGAAACTAAGGAAAAATTCAATGATCCGGCCAATAAGGAGCAAATGGACCGGGTGCTTGACGCGGTGACGCAATATGGACGGGCGTTTAGTCACTATGTGGATCTGGAGCGGCTAAAAGCACAACGGATGGAGCAGATGCGGGCTTTGGCGCGTACCGCACTGGAAAAAACGGAAGCCATTCGGCAAAGCCAGAAGAATAAACTGGCTGCCAGTTTGAAACGTCATGCTGCTGAGCAGGAGGTGATGGCTCATCTTGCCATGGCGGATGACGCCAATCGCATGATTAAATGGTTTTTGAATGCCCGAAAGAATGAGAAGGAATACATCATCTCAAAAGACACGGCCTACAAAGAGCGTGTCGATGAGGCGGTTGAAAAAATCCTCATTCAATGCCGAGAGCTTCGCGGGCGTTTTACGGATCCGGCTAATTTAGCTCAGACTGATGCGATAGTGAAAAGTATCGAGAGCTATAAGGCGATGTTTGATGCCTATGTCAATGCCGTCGCCGAGCAAGGATCCGCCGAAGAAGAGATCGTCAAAGTTGCACGCCTGGCACAGGCGCAGTGCAATGCTGCGCGCCAGGATCAGAAAGATAAGATGGACCATGAAATTGAGATGGCCAATCGGACGACACTCTCTGGAGCGGTGTGTGCCACATTGTTTGGCCTTATTCTGACGGTTGCCATCACCCGGGCCATTACCGGACCGATTCGCCGCGGCGTTTCTTTTGCCCAGGCGTTATCCCGTGGCGACCTGATGCAAGAGCTGGATGTCGTGCAGAAGGATGAAGTCGGGATGTTGGCAACGGCGCTTAACAACATGTTGCGGCAGCTGCGCGAAGTGGTCGAGAATGTCAAATCGGCCAGCGATAATGTCGCGGCGGGCAGCCAGCAATTATCCGCCGGCAGTGAAGAGATGAGTCAGGGCGCGACCGAACAGGCGGCCGCGGCGGAAGAAGCGTCGTCATCCATGGAACAGATGGCGTCGAATATCCGTCAGAATGCCGACAACGCGGGGCAAACCGAAAAAATCGCTGTCAAGTGTTCACAGGATGCAGAGCAGGGTGGCCAAGCGGTCGAAGCGACGGTTACGGCGATGAAAGATATTGCCGAAAAAATTTGTGTGATTGAGGAGATCGCCCGTCAAACCAACTTGCTGGCCCTCAACGCAGCCATTGAAGCCGCTCGCGCCGGCGACCACGGCAAAGGGTTTGCCGTGGTCGCTTCCGAAGTGCGTAAATTGGCTGAACGTAGCCAAAAAGCAGCGGCAGAAATCAGTCATCTCTCCTCCAGCAGTGTCGATATCGCTGACCGGGCTGGAAACATGCTGCGTCGGATCGTTCCGGATATTCAGCGAACCACCGAATTAATCGAAGAGATTTCGGCGTCCAGCAAGGAACAGGATAGTGGCGCCGATCAGGTCAATAAGGCGATCCAACAGTTGGATCAAGTTATTCAGCAAAATGCATCTGCCGCGGAAGAGATGGCCTCGACCTCCGAAGAGCTCAATGCCCAAGCCGTGCAACTGCAAGACAGTATCGCCTTTTTCCAACTGGAAAGCCCATCGTCCTCAGGCTTAAACCCCAAACAGGATGTTGCCGGCATGGCTCCCGTGAGCAAAGATGCATGA
- a CDS encoding chemotaxis protein CheW — protein sequence MASENLEQMNQYLTFKLGEEVFALEIAKVREVLDFSDITKVPQTPAFMRGVINLRGSVVPVVDMRVKFSMSEAEATVNTCIIIAEVVMDGEPSVLGALVDSVQEVLELDPDQIEPPPRIGTKLDTEFIRGMGKHNDEFLIILDIDRVFSTDEISLIQAVDTES from the coding sequence ATGGCCTCAGAAAATTTGGAGCAGATGAACCAATATCTGACCTTCAAGCTCGGCGAAGAAGTCTTTGCCCTGGAAATAGCCAAAGTGCGCGAAGTACTCGATTTTAGTGACATCACTAAAGTGCCGCAGACTCCTGCGTTTATGCGTGGTGTGATCAACCTGCGCGGCAGTGTTGTACCGGTGGTGGATATGCGGGTCAAGTTCAGCATGAGTGAAGCCGAAGCCACCGTCAACACCTGCATCATCATCGCCGAAGTGGTCATGGACGGTGAACCCAGCGTGCTCGGCGCGCTGGTCGACTCGGTACAGGAGGTCTTGGAGCTTGATCCCGACCAGATCGAACCACCGCCACGCATCGGCACTAAGCTTGATACAGAGTTTATCCGTGGCATGGGCAAGCACAACGATGAATTTCTCATCATTCTCGATATCGATCGGGTGTTCTCGACCGATGAAATTTCGCTGATTCAGGCTGTTGATACGGAATCTTGA
- a CDS encoding protein-glutamate O-methyltransferase, producing the protein MSLTQRDFDRLSRYIYQELGIKLSDSKRTMLTGRLTKRVRALKLSSISDYCDFVFTEEGQRLERVHLFDVITTNKTDFFREANHFDYLTRTILPAWQSELSQRRSFKIWSAGCSSGEEPYTMAMVLADYAEKQPTGEFNYEIIATDISTKVLDHAKQAVYHSDRIQPVPAEMRSRYLLRSKDRNNPLVRIAPALRKTIRFGRLNFMDENFSLPHLMDVIFCRNVIIYFDKKTQERLVCKFCRKLQPGGFLFLGHSESLHGFNVPLTQVAPTVYRLAGY; encoded by the coding sequence ATGAGTCTGACTCAGCGTGATTTTGACCGTCTCAGTCGTTATATTTATCAGGAACTTGGCATTAAGCTGTCGGACTCCAAGAGGACCATGCTGACAGGCCGTCTGACCAAGCGCGTCAGAGCTCTGAAGCTCTCTTCCATCAGCGACTATTGTGACTTTGTTTTTACGGAAGAGGGGCAAAGGCTTGAACGGGTTCACCTGTTCGATGTGATCACGACCAATAAAACGGATTTTTTTCGCGAAGCGAACCATTTTGATTACCTGACCCGGACGATTCTTCCCGCCTGGCAAAGCGAATTGTCGCAACGACGCTCCTTCAAAATATGGAGTGCCGGTTGTTCTTCAGGAGAAGAGCCCTATACCATGGCCATGGTATTGGCAGATTATGCTGAGAAGCAGCCTACGGGAGAGTTTAATTACGAAATCATTGCCACGGATATCTCCACAAAAGTTCTGGATCATGCAAAGCAGGCGGTTTATCACAGTGACAGGATTCAGCCTGTTCCTGCTGAAATGCGATCTCGATATCTGCTACGCAGCAAAGACCGTAATAACCCTCTCGTTCGTATTGCACCCGCGTTACGTAAAACGATCCGGTTTGGACGCCTTAATTTTATGGATGAGAATTTCAGCCTGCCGCACCTGATGGATGTTATTTTCTGCCGCAATGTCATTATCTATTTTGATAAAAAGACTCAGGAGCGTCTGGTATGTAAATTCTGTCGAAAGTTGCAACCGGGTGGTTTTCTGTTTCTCGGTCATTCAGAGTCGTTACATGGTTTTAACGTGCCTTTAACCCAGGTCGCTCCAACTGTGTATCGTTTAGCAGGCTATTGA
- the phnD gene encoding phosphate/phosphite/phosphonate ABC transporter substrate-binding protein → MVKRLLITMFFVLTFQLGSTVVTAQTLIFAVHPFLSALELHERFQPLVDEFSSRTGYEVVLQISKDYPTHVEALCSGQSDIAFMGPSLYISARDRNPDVALLGVLNGKIPFLRGAIIVRQDSSLKQLSELKQHSVAFVSRQSTMGFRLACHLLHKAGISLDDLSAYAFLGNHQNVAFAVLAGKFDAGSVKYEAYEQMSDMGLRVLAEQPKVADHAFVACPQLKPQIAQEIKKVLHHLHESDSGAQILRKIRLDAVAIRPACDEDYDSLRLCTECLKAEDLDADNE, encoded by the coding sequence ATGGTAAAACGACTGCTGATAACGATGTTTTTTGTGCTGACGTTTCAGCTTGGTTCCACTGTCGTTACGGCACAGACGTTGATCTTTGCTGTGCATCCGTTTCTTTCTGCTTTAGAACTGCATGAACGTTTTCAGCCTTTGGTCGATGAATTTTCATCTCGCACCGGCTATGAGGTTGTGTTGCAGATTTCAAAAGATTATCCGACCCATGTTGAGGCTCTGTGTTCAGGCCAAAGTGATATCGCGTTTATGGGACCTTCGCTCTATATTTCAGCCCGTGACCGGAATCCTGATGTTGCGTTACTTGGTGTTCTTAACGGCAAGATCCCTTTTTTGCGCGGGGCTATTATTGTCAGACAGGACAGCTCTTTGAAACAACTTTCTGAGCTGAAACAGCACTCGGTGGCTTTTGTTTCCCGGCAATCGACCATGGGGTTCAGATTGGCTTGTCATCTGTTGCATAAGGCGGGAATTTCCCTCGACGATTTGAGTGCTTATGCGTTTTTGGGCAACCATCAGAATGTGGCCTTTGCCGTATTGGCGGGTAAATTCGACGCAGGCTCAGTCAAGTATGAAGCCTATGAACAGATGAGTGATATGGGGCTGCGCGTTCTGGCAGAACAGCCGAAGGTCGCGGATCATGCTTTTGTTGCCTGTCCCCAGCTGAAGCCGCAGATTGCTCAGGAGATAAAAAAAGTTTTGCATCATCTTCATGAAAGTGATTCCGGCGCGCAGATTCTCCGCAAGATCCGTTTAGATGCCGTTGCAATAAGGCCTGCATGTGACGAAGACTATGACTCTTTACGCTTGTGTACTGAATGCCTGAAAGCAGAAGATCTGGATGCCGACAATGAATAA
- a CDS encoding EAL domain-containing protein: MTHRTATKGVWASLFILWSGLTLYIACSQYHSQDQLVTHLAKAEALGRFNKDLVYRRWAAKQGGVYVPVSDYTPPNPHLVHLPHRDVVTTDGKRLTLVNPAYMTRQVYELGVIQDGAKGHITSLTPLRAENIPDDWEKACLEQFEKTPAEIVAVQSIDGQDYLRLMRPMYTETICLKCHSVQGYEVGDIRGGISVSVPLAPYREAQLNLFFQDMMHHALMWILGIAALLFLRHQVQSSLNREDEVQQELALSEEKYRVLFEESLIGIAIADIETAEIIECNKTLASLVERKPEDLIGQSQKILHPKSEIDETANVGKTFRKHLEETPDELLSAQLITKNGQLKDVEVQASTVSYGNRNYVFGLFLDITERNKFEQQNHRLLQAIDQSPICLLMATSKGTPVYINQSFIQRKGFSLDECRDSKNPVNSFVNERVCGLWQSDVAYSATKPWVEERQARTKSGELYWERISIAPTYDLNQKCSHFVFIGEDITEEKENAQHFEHWATHDSLTGLANRLLLHDRLDQMILSAKRSRSSVFLMLLDIDRFKVINDSLGHDRGDSLLQLVADRLTGAVRESDTVARLGGDEFVIVFHEINTLADALHVTGVINEQLSRPFNLDGRQILITASAGICSYPDHGISSVELLRHADVAMYKAKETRGKTCVFEPSMDHLLLESLELEADLRQAIAKKELQVYYQPKVDAASENIVGLEALLRWISADKGMISPGVFIPLAEQTGLIHEIGLWVIEEVCRQLRQWCDQGCSIVPVAVNLSAKQFQTLDFAKQVSTIFDDYQIDSNWFEFELTESMIMQNPLSSIRIMKDLKDLGIRLAVDDFGTGYSSLNYLRRLPLDYLKIDRSFIDDVTQDFSADAVATSIIGIAKSLDMQTIAEGVETAEQLKFLKDNHCDFIQGFYFYRPMPVDDVTRLLQ; encoded by the coding sequence ATGACTCATAGAACAGCGACAAAAGGGGTGTGGGCCTCCCTGTTTATCCTATGGTCGGGGCTTACCCTTTATATCGCTTGTTCACAATATCACAGTCAAGATCAGTTGGTCACCCATTTGGCCAAAGCCGAGGCTCTGGGGCGTTTCAACAAGGATCTTGTTTATCGGCGTTGGGCGGCAAAACAAGGAGGTGTTTACGTCCCTGTCAGTGATTATACGCCACCGAACCCCCACCTTGTGCATCTCCCTCACCGCGATGTTGTTACAACTGACGGAAAACGCCTCACTCTAGTCAATCCCGCCTACATGACCCGTCAAGTCTATGAACTTGGTGTTATCCAAGATGGTGCGAAAGGGCATATTACCAGCCTAACCCCTCTGCGTGCCGAAAACATCCCCGATGACTGGGAAAAAGCCTGCCTTGAACAGTTTGAAAAAACACCCGCTGAGATTGTTGCGGTCCAGTCTATTGACGGTCAGGACTATTTGCGCCTGATGCGGCCCATGTACACTGAAACCATTTGTCTGAAATGCCATAGCGTCCAGGGATATGAAGTCGGCGATATTCGCGGTGGAATAAGTGTCTCAGTTCCACTTGCGCCATACCGCGAAGCGCAGTTGAATCTGTTTTTCCAAGACATGATGCATCATGCACTGATGTGGATACTGGGCATTGCCGCTCTGCTCTTTTTGCGCCATCAGGTTCAAAGCAGCCTGAACCGTGAGGATGAAGTGCAGCAGGAACTTGCGCTTTCCGAAGAAAAGTACCGGGTTTTGTTCGAAGAATCCCTGATCGGGATCGCTATTGCAGATATTGAAACGGCTGAGATTATTGAATGCAACAAGACATTGGCTTCTCTGGTCGAACGAAAACCTGAGGACCTGATTGGCCAATCTCAAAAAATTCTTCATCCAAAATCAGAAATAGACGAGACAGCTAATGTCGGTAAAACATTCAGGAAACACCTTGAAGAAACGCCAGATGAGCTGCTCAGTGCTCAGCTGATTACTAAAAACGGTCAACTCAAGGATGTTGAGGTTCAGGCCAGTACTGTGTCGTATGGCAATCGAAACTATGTGTTTGGTTTGTTCCTCGATATAACTGAGCGCAATAAATTTGAGCAACAGAATCATCGTCTGTTGCAGGCCATCGACCAAAGTCCTATCTGCCTCTTGATGGCCACAAGTAAAGGAACACCTGTTTATATCAATCAGTCATTTATCCAACGAAAGGGATTCTCGCTGGACGAATGCAGGGATTCGAAGAATCCCGTGAATAGCTTTGTTAATGAGCGTGTTTGCGGGTTGTGGCAGAGTGATGTTGCCTATAGTGCCACCAAGCCTTGGGTCGAAGAACGGCAAGCTCGAACGAAGAGTGGAGAGCTCTACTGGGAGCGTATCTCTATTGCACCAACCTATGACCTCAATCAGAAGTGCAGTCACTTTGTTTTTATCGGAGAAGATATTACTGAAGAAAAAGAGAATGCCCAGCATTTTGAACATTGGGCAACTCATGACAGTTTAACCGGGTTGGCCAACCGGCTGTTGCTGCATGATCGACTCGATCAGATGATTTTGAGCGCGAAACGTTCACGCTCATCAGTGTTTCTGATGTTGTTGGATATTGATCGGTTTAAAGTCATTAATGACAGCCTTGGCCATGACCGTGGCGACAGTCTTTTACAACTCGTTGCGGATCGTTTAACAGGCGCTGTTCGTGAATCCGACACCGTTGCCCGCCTAGGCGGCGATGAATTTGTTATTGTTTTTCACGAGATTAACACCTTGGCTGATGCATTACATGTGACAGGGGTAATCAATGAGCAACTCTCCAGACCGTTTAACCTCGACGGACGTCAAATTCTTATTACCGCTAGCGCCGGTATTTGTTCCTATCCTGATCATGGTATCAGCTCCGTTGAATTGTTGCGCCATGCCGATGTGGCCATGTACAAAGCCAAAGAGACGCGTGGCAAAACATGTGTTTTTGAACCCTCAATGGATCATTTGCTTCTGGAATCTCTTGAACTGGAAGCCGATTTGCGCCAAGCCATTGCCAAAAAAGAATTGCAGGTTTATTACCAGCCTAAAGTGGATGCCGCGAGTGAGAACATTGTTGGCCTTGAAGCCTTACTGCGGTGGATCTCTGCCGATAAAGGCATGATCTCCCCTGGAGTGTTTATTCCTCTGGCTGAGCAAACAGGGCTGATTCATGAAATTGGCTTGTGGGTCATCGAAGAGGTTTGCCGCCAATTAAGGCAATGGTGTGATCAGGGATGTTCAATCGTTCCGGTCGCGGTCAACCTTTCGGCAAAACAGTTCCAGACGTTAGATTTTGCCAAACAGGTTTCAACGATTTTCGATGATTATCAGATTGATTCAAACTGGTTTGAATTTGAATTGACCGAAAGTATGATTATGCAAAATCCGTTGTCGTCGATTCGTATTATGAAGGATTTAAAAGATCTGGGCATCCGCCTTGCTGTGGATGATTTCGGCACTGGCTATTCGTCACTCAATTATTTACGCCGTTTGCCGTTGGATTATTTAAAAATTGACCGTTCTTTCATTGATGATGTGACGCAGGACTTCAGTGCTGACGCAGTGGCTACCAGTATCATCGGTATTGCTAAGAGCCTTGATATGCAGACCATTGCTGAAGGGGTGGAGACGGCTGAACAGCTGAAGTTTCTTAAGGATAACCACTGTGATTTTATCCAGGGGTTTTATTTTTACCGGCCGATGCCGGTTGATGATGTGACCAGACTGCTACAATGA